One Candidatus Kapaibacterium sp. genomic window carries:
- a CDS encoding 50S ribosomal protein L25: MMQEITLNAKTRDTGKKGAKATRNEGYVTGVYYIKGEENISIKVKPIDLRPIVYTNITKIVQLNVEGHTEPYQCLLKAISFDPVTDAIVHFDLLGLKKGQKITVDLPIKVVGQAVGVRLGGKLMHTLHKVKVHSLPSDLVEAFEVDVTKLNMGDSIMLSDIDFGNMEIDLPLDTNIVQVTRPRGGTVTTTGTEADTAV; the protein is encoded by the coding sequence ATGATGCAAGAAATTACATTAAACGCTAAAACCCGCGATACAGGTAAAAAAGGCGCCAAAGCTACTCGTAATGAGGGCTATGTTACCGGTGTTTACTATATCAAAGGCGAAGAAAACATCAGCATTAAAGTCAAACCTATTGACTTGCGCCCGATTGTTTACACTAATATCACAAAAATCGTTCAATTGAACGTCGAAGGACATACAGAACCATATCAATGTCTTTTGAAAGCTATTTCTTTCGACCCCGTTACTGATGCTATCGTGCATTTCGATTTATTGGGCTTGAAAAAAGGTCAAAAAATCACTGTCGATTTGCCTATCAAGGTGGTTGGTCAAGCTGTTGGCGTTCGCTTAGGCGGTAAGTTGATGCATACTTTGCACAAAGTCAAAGTCCATTCATTACCTTCCGACCTGGTCGAAGCTTTCGAAGTTGACGTTACCAAACTAAACATGGGCGATAGTATAATGTTGAGTGATATTGATTTCGGCAATATGGAAATTGACCTTCCGCTCGATACCAATATCGTTCAAGTTACCAGACCAAGAGGCGGTACAGTTACCACTACAGGAACTGAAGCTGATACTGCCGTTTAG
- a CDS encoding ribose-phosphate pyrophosphokinase yields the protein MHDFKVASGRSNIGLSNKVAGHLGIELSETTIRNFSDGEIWVKFEENVRGVDLFLIQSTFAPADNIWELLIMIDAAKRASAKRVTAVLPYYGYARQDRKDQPRVSVTAKLLANLITRAGADRVITIDLHSSQIQGFFDIPLDHLYASPVLIRAFRKMNLDNLIVVAPDVGGAKTARSYAKRLNTDLVLLDKRRPAHNVSEIINIIGDVQGKNAIIVDDMIDTGSTFVKCAEALKDKGALDIYGITVHPVFSGNAIDLIESSDAVKKVLVTDSIPLWRESEKIQVVTVGELLAEAIIRTHDNRSISSLFEIER from the coding sequence ATGCATGATTTCAAAGTAGCCTCCGGCAGGTCCAATATTGGGCTCTCCAACAAAGTTGCAGGGCACCTTGGTATTGAATTGTCCGAAACTACAATCCGCAATTTCTCCGATGGGGAAATATGGGTCAAATTCGAGGAGAACGTCCGCGGAGTTGACTTATTCTTGATTCAATCAACCTTTGCTCCAGCGGATAATATCTGGGAGTTGCTGATTATGATTGATGCTGCCAAAAGGGCTTCGGCTAAGCGAGTTACGGCTGTGCTACCCTATTACGGATATGCCAGGCAAGACCGCAAAGACCAACCGCGTGTATCGGTGACAGCTAAATTGTTAGCAAATTTGATTACTCGTGCAGGCGCTGATAGGGTCATTACAATTGATTTACATTCGTCGCAAATTCAAGGATTTTTCGATATTCCGCTCGACCACTTGTATGCTTCGCCTGTACTGATTAGGGCTTTTCGGAAGATGAATCTCGACAATTTGATTGTCGTGGCGCCGGATGTCGGTGGGGCAAAAACTGCTCGCTCTTATGCGAAAAGATTGAATACGGATTTGGTTCTGCTTGATAAACGTCGTCCTGCTCATAATGTCTCCGAGATTATAAATATTATCGGCGACGTCCAAGGCAAAAATGCAATCATTGTGGACGACATGATTGATACAGGCTCTACTTTTGTGAAATGTGCCGAAGCACTCAAAGACAAGGGCGCTCTTGATATTTACGGTATTACTGTGCATCCTGTCTTTTCGGGCAATGCAATAGATTTAATCGAATCCAGCGATGCTGTCAAAAAAGTTTTAGTAACCGATTCGATACCTTTGTGGAGAGAATCGGAAAAGATTCAAGTTGTCACTGTCGGTGAATTACTTGCCGAAGCGATTATTCGCACTCATGACAATAGGTCTATCTCATCACTTTTCGAGATTGAAAGATAA
- the coaE gene encoding dephospho-CoA kinase (Dephospho-CoA kinase (CoaE) performs the final step in coenzyme A biosynthesis.), producing the protein MEEINEENDDLLVIGLAGGIGAGKSAVASIFAGRGFVVINTDDLAKDVMASNSEVSNSIRAEFGEKAFKDGKLNSQFLGSIVFGDDSEKLDRLNRIVHPPVIEAMIARIEELHKSGEKVIFVESALIYSAGIDDGFDYVIAVVADDELRIKRLTESRSMNESEIRKRMSTQTSKEQLISLADFTIENNGSINDLSQSANFILSMIQSLPPKNFQNIKENIL; encoded by the coding sequence ATGGAAGAAATTAACGAAGAAAATGACGATTTGCTTGTGATAGGGCTGGCAGGCGGAATTGGTGCCGGCAAATCTGCCGTTGCATCAATTTTCGCCGGACGCGGCTTTGTAGTGATTAATACTGATGATTTGGCTAAAGATGTTATGGCAAGTAACTCTGAAGTAAGCAATTCTATCAGAGCTGAATTTGGCGAGAAAGCATTCAAAGACGGCAAGCTGAATTCACAATTTTTGGGAAGTATCGTTTTTGGCGACGACAGCGAAAAGCTCGACCGTCTGAACAGAATTGTTCATCCGCCCGTTATTGAAGCGATGATTGCGAGAATCGAAGAACTGCACAAATCGGGCGAAAAGGTGATTTTTGTCGAAAGTGCGCTGATTTATTCTGCCGGAATTGATGATGGATTTGACTATGTAATCGCTGTGGTGGCTGATGACGAACTTCGTATCAAGCGATTGACGGAAAGTCGCTCGATGAACGAGAGCGAAATCCGAAAAAGAATGAGCACGCAAACTTCGAAAGAACAATTAATTTCTTTGGCTGATTTTACTATCGAAAACAATGGCTCCATCAATGATTTGAGCCAATCTGCTAATTTCATTTTGTCTATGATTCAGTCATTACCTCCTAAAAATTTTCAAAATATAAAAGAAAATATTTTGTAG
- a CDS encoding DUF4412 domain-containing protein, with the protein MKLFIILCAMAFITTDASAQGFLNKLKEKAVKSATKKTEERIEKKMDEKIDEGLDEAEDSMKSSGESSTNQNEDQDAAAARMMSKMFGGSADVKLPENYNFDGYFAMETETVQGDKRKLNTKMIMHLDKSGDNVGMEIIEADGKKMDEKAKSFMIFDNDLKSMVTLTQSGDMNMAMIMNLEGFGDMADSLVEEKSENVKINKTGKTKSILGYKCENYIIESEEGTTDAWISHEIKMSTFKAFQFLQSQQKKKNSPYSSVRDGFVLEAESTMKGEKGKTVMRVTDVNLNKKSSISTKGYTVMNFGNMGK; encoded by the coding sequence ATGAAATTATTCATAATACTATGTGCTATGGCGTTTATCACTACTGACGCATCTGCTCAGGGTTTTCTTAACAAGTTGAAGGAAAAGGCTGTGAAAAGTGCGACTAAAAAAACTGAAGAACGAATTGAGAAAAAAATGGACGAAAAAATTGACGAAGGCTTAGACGAAGCCGAAGATTCGATGAAAAGCAGCGGTGAATCATCCACGAATCAAAACGAAGACCAAGACGCTGCTGCTGCAAGAATGATGAGCAAAATGTTTGGCGGTAGTGCTGACGTTAAATTGCCCGAAAATTATAATTTTGACGGCTATTTCGCTATGGAGACTGAAACGGTACAAGGCGACAAGCGTAAACTTAATACCAAAATGATTATGCACCTCGACAAATCCGGCGATAACGTTGGAATGGAAATTATCGAAGCGGACGGAAAAAAAATGGACGAAAAAGCTAAATCCTTCATGATTTTCGATAATGATTTGAAATCCATGGTTACTCTTACACAAAGCGGTGACATGAACATGGCGATGATTATGAACCTTGAGGGATTCGGAGACATGGCGGATTCGCTCGTTGAAGAAAAATCTGAAAATGTCAAAATCAATAAAACAGGAAAAACTAAGTCAATTTTGGGCTATAAATGCGAGAACTATATCATCGAATCTGAAGAGGGTACTACTGACGCATGGATTAGCCATGAAATCAAGATGTCCACATTCAAAGCTTTTCAGTTTTTGCAATCACAACAAAAGAAGAAGAACTCCCCTTACAGTAGCGTTAGAGATGGTTTTGTGCTCGAAGCTGAATCTACTATGAAAGGTGAAAAAGGCAAAACCGTTATGAGAGTTACCGATGTTAATTTGAACAAAAAATCAAGCATATCTACCAAAGGATATACTGTGATGAATTTCGGAAATATGGGCAAATAA
- a CDS encoding M1 family metallopeptidase, whose amino-acid sequence MKILFTTLIFLAFCTEIFSQKNPKSESYPFDAYKQPVDMTVDIIHLKGELKIEPVGQIVDGIATMSFRTLRPRIDSLIFHSPEIVIKSIKIQNDSIDFKIVGNQTIAYPKDNLDYQGVYEMVIDYRATPTEGLYFTGWRDPSDRMRKQIWAHSPGNWMPFINQKHDILTSEFIVTFDSKYKVFSNGDRLMERDNRDGTTTWHYKLDKPHVVYLICLVIGEYNYRTLHSKSGVPLEMWYYPDLEDRFETTYMHMEAMVDYFEEEIGIKYPWSIYRQAPLNNYLYGGMETTTATVFGDYMYIDPRAWWMRNYVNVNVHELNHQWFGNLISHLNNKHVWLTESFATYYAKIFEREIFGEDYYQWERVKEYERTMNAAKVNDLPVGHSQGGTDRWYPKGSLVLDMMRNFMGDTLFRTAFKYYAEQHSHKVTETYDLLKAIRESTGMALDWFFDQWILRGGEPHFQFKWDYTKSSDGANVIRCDIAQIHPRSELIGYFKVPLQLDVYYKDGKSESFNIWVDSNLVRDFPVKEKPLFVVFDPERKILKKLTHIREIEQIKSQALMAKNMIDRYDALLELDKFPIDDKRATLHKAFKQEKYHLIRSEIIRQIANDDKSHDIFVQAINSGDEWVVRSIVTNITQVPQKLEKEYRKILIDSCYINVEKSLENLTKSFPDNDYLTQTKDEIGWRGKNIRIKWIELAIAKGQLEYTAELVDYTSISFDFETRINAFNALQNLNYYDRHVVSNLISAYLDWQFKLSNAAKEVMQKFAENEKFKTAITNFLKQQNFTEKEQAKIERLRL is encoded by the coding sequence ATGAAAATCTTATTTACAACTTTAATATTCTTAGCTTTTTGCACTGAGATTTTTAGTCAAAAAAACCCCAAAAGCGAGTCCTATCCGTTCGACGCTTACAAACAGCCGGTTGATATGACCGTTGACATTATTCACCTCAAAGGCGAGCTCAAAATCGAACCTGTCGGTCAAATCGTAGATGGCATTGCGACTATGTCATTCCGCACATTGCGACCTCGAATAGACTCTCTGATTTTTCATAGTCCGGAAATCGTGATTAAATCCATTAAAATCCAAAACGACAGCATTGATTTCAAAATCGTGGGTAATCAAACAATTGCATACCCAAAGGATAATTTGGATTATCAAGGTGTTTATGAAATGGTGATTGATTACCGTGCAACGCCAACAGAGGGGCTATATTTCACAGGTTGGAGAGACCCGAGCGACCGAATGAGAAAGCAAATTTGGGCACACAGCCCCGGGAATTGGATGCCATTTATTAATCAAAAGCATGACATTTTGACAAGCGAATTCATCGTAACTTTTGATTCTAAGTATAAAGTCTTTTCCAACGGTGACAGATTGATGGAACGTGACAATCGAGACGGCACGACAACATGGCATTATAAATTGGACAAACCGCACGTAGTTTATTTGATTTGTCTTGTGATTGGAGAGTACAACTATCGCACATTGCATTCCAAGAGCGGAGTTCCGCTCGAAATGTGGTATTATCCCGACTTGGAAGACCGTTTTGAAACTACTTATATGCACATGGAAGCAATGGTTGACTATTTTGAAGAGGAAATCGGCATCAAATATCCTTGGAGCATTTACAGGCAAGCACCTCTGAACAATTACCTTTACGGCGGAATGGAAACCACAACGGCAACCGTTTTCGGTGATTACATGTACATTGACCCTCGAGCATGGTGGATGCGGAATTACGTAAACGTCAACGTACACGAGTTAAATCATCAGTGGTTCGGCAATCTTATATCGCATCTGAACAACAAGCACGTTTGGCTCACAGAGAGCTTTGCAACTTATTATGCGAAAATTTTCGAGCGGGAAATTTTTGGCGAAGATTACTATCAATGGGAGCGAGTTAAAGAATATGAACGCACAATGAATGCTGCAAAAGTGAACGATTTGCCCGTCGGACATTCTCAGGGTGGCACCGACAGATGGTATCCCAAAGGCTCATTAGTGCTGGATATGATGCGAAATTTCATGGGCGACACATTGTTCCGAACTGCATTCAAATATTACGCCGAGCAACATTCGCACAAAGTAACTGAGACCTATGATTTGCTCAAAGCAATTCGCGAATCAACAGGAATGGCTTTGGATTGGTTCTTCGACCAATGGATTTTGCGTGGGGGAGAGCCGCATTTTCAATTCAAATGGGATTATACAAAATCAAGCGATGGAGCGAATGTCATCCGTTGCGATATTGCTCAAATCCACCCGAGAAGCGAATTAATCGGATATTTCAAAGTGCCTTTGCAACTCGATGTTTACTACAAAGACGGCAAATCCGAGTCGTTCAATATTTGGGTTGATTCCAATTTGGTGCGTGATTTTCCGGTAAAGGAAAAGCCCCTTTTCGTAGTCTTCGACCCGGAAAGAAAAATATTGAAAAAACTCACCCACATTCGCGAAATTGAGCAAATTAAATCGCAAGCACTGATGGCGAAAAATATGATTGACCGTTACGATGCCCTGCTCGAATTGGACAAATTCCCTATTGACGATAAGCGAGCAACATTGCACAAAGCTTTCAAACAGGAGAAATATCATTTGATACGAAGTGAAATCATTCGCCAAATCGCAAATGATGATAAATCTCACGATATTTTTGTTCAAGCGATTAACTCCGGTGATGAGTGGGTAGTTCGCTCAATCGTAACAAACATCACCCAAGTACCGCAAAAGCTCGAAAAGGAGTATCGGAAAATACTCATAGATTCTTGCTATATCAATGTTGAAAAATCTTTGGAAAATCTGACAAAATCTTTCCCCGACAATGATTATCTGACACAGACAAAAGATGAAATCGGGTGGCGCGGCAAAAATATTCGTATCAAATGGATTGAATTGGCGATTGCCAAAGGGCAACTGGAATATACAGCAGAATTGGTGGATTACACAAGCATCAGCTTCGATTTCGAAACTCGCATCAACGCATTCAACGCCTTGCAAAACTTAAATTATTACGACCGTCACGTAGTCTCAAACCTAATATCAGCTTATTTAGATTGGCAATTCAAATTGAGCAATGCCGCCAAAGAAGTAATGCAAAAATTCGCAGAAAATGAAAAATTCAAAACAGCAATCACCAACTTCTTGAAGCAGCAAAACTTCACGGAGAAGGAGCAGGCGAAGATAGAGAGACTGAGGTTATAA